A single region of the Sphingomonas crocodyli genome encodes:
- a CDS encoding LysR family transcriptional regulator, protein MDRPNLPLNALRAFEASARHLNFTRAALELCVSQGAVSHQVAALERRLGTRLFRRLPRGLALTDEGRALVPVLAEAFDRIGATLDRYAGGHLTEVLTVGVVGTFAVGWLLPRLEDFARAHPHIDLRVLTNNNRVDLAGEGLDLAIRFGDGAWHGTQADPILDAPLSPLCAPAVAARLDRPEALGGEMLLRSYRADEWPRWFAAARLPCPPLRGPLFDSSVLMVAAAAAQGQGVALAPPALFAAELAAGRIVQPFAITVTTGRYWLTRLHSRAETAAMRAFREWVSAS, encoded by the coding sequence ATGGATCGGCCCAACCTGCCCCTCAACGCGCTGCGCGCCTTCGAAGCATCGGCGCGGCATTTGAACTTCACCCGCGCGGCGCTCGAGCTGTGCGTGAGCCAGGGCGCGGTGAGCCATCAGGTCGCAGCCCTCGAACGGCGGCTGGGCACGCGGCTGTTCCGCCGCCTGCCGCGCGGCCTCGCGCTGACCGACGAGGGGCGGGCGTTGGTGCCCGTGCTTGCCGAAGCGTTCGACCGGATCGGCGCGACGCTCGATCGCTATGCGGGCGGGCATCTGACCGAGGTGCTGACGGTGGGCGTGGTGGGCACCTTCGCGGTCGGCTGGCTGCTGCCCCGGCTCGAGGATTTTGCGCGGGCGCATCCGCATATCGATCTGCGCGTGCTGACCAACAACAACCGCGTCGATCTGGCGGGCGAGGGACTCGACCTCGCGATCCGCTTCGGCGACGGCGCGTGGCATGGGACGCAGGCCGATCCGATCCTCGACGCGCCGCTCAGCCCGCTCTGCGCGCCTGCGGTCGCCGCGCGGCTCGACCGGCCCGAGGCGCTGGGGGGCGAGATGCTGCTGCGATCCTATCGCGCCGATGAATGGCCGCGCTGGTTCGCCGCCGCCCGCCTGCCCTGCCCGCCCTTGCGCGGGCCATTGTTCGACAGTTCGGTGCTGATGGTCGCCGCCGCCGCCGCGCAGGGGCAGGGCGTCGCGCTCGCCCCACCCGCCCTGTTCGCGGCCGAACTGGCGGCGGGGCGGATCGTCCAGCCCTTCGCGATCACGGTCACGACCGGCCGCTACTGGCTCACCCGCCTCCATTCGCGCGCCGAGACCGCAGCGATGCGCGCGTTCCGGGAGTGGGTGTCAGCTTCCTAA
- the bla gene encoding subclass B3 metallo-beta-lactamase produces MRYGIGLALGIAGALLGSIAYAQDDAHDPLLAPVSEDFAKQWLTPTPPIKVFGHTYLVGYGGLNVALIKTDAGLVLIDGAVPQAVRGIEANIKTLGFDIKDVKYILSTEPHYDHAGGIAALQRDSGARVVASIPGAAVLRVGKSGSDDPQASWLSTYPAVPKVLGLRDGMTIRIGGTEIRAVATPSHTASSMSWTWKDCEGDVCKNVVFGSSLSPTAAPDWKYSDRRHAPWVATFRATLAKVRKLPCDILISAHPMQSGGDEKYAAFIKSSDPNPYIDPQSCRDYADRFEKALNEKIAKGD; encoded by the coding sequence ATGCGATACGGGATCGGTCTGGCTCTTGGGATTGCAGGCGCGCTGTTGGGCTCGATCGCTTATGCGCAGGATGATGCGCACGATCCTCTGCTCGCGCCGGTCAGTGAGGATTTCGCCAAGCAGTGGCTCACGCCCACGCCGCCGATCAAGGTGTTCGGCCATACATATCTTGTGGGCTATGGCGGGCTGAACGTCGCGCTGATCAAGACGGACGCCGGGCTGGTCCTGATCGACGGCGCGGTGCCGCAGGCGGTGCGCGGGATCGAGGCGAACATCAAGACGCTCGGCTTCGACATCAAGGACGTGAAGTACATCCTGAGCACCGAGCCGCATTACGACCATGCCGGCGGTATCGCCGCGCTCCAGCGCGACAGCGGCGCGCGCGTCGTCGCCAGCATCCCCGGCGCCGCGGTGCTGCGCGTCGGCAAGAGCGGGAGCGACGATCCGCAGGCCAGCTGGCTGTCGACCTATCCGGCGGTGCCCAAGGTGCTGGGCCTGCGCGACGGCATGACGATCCGCATCGGCGGCACCGAGATCCGCGCGGTCGCGACGCCCAGCCACACCGCGAGCAGCATGAGCTGGACGTGGAAGGATTGCGAAGGCGATGTCTGCAAGAACGTCGTCTTCGGATCGAGCCTCAGCCCCACGGCCGCGCCCGACTGGAAATATTCGGATCGCCGGCATGCCCCCTGGGTCGCCACCTTCCGCGCGACGCTGGCCAAGGTGCGCAAGCTGCCGTGCGACATCCTGATCTCCGCGCATCCGATGCAGTCGGGCGGGGACGAGAAATATGCGGCGTTCATCAAATCGTCCGATCCCAACCCCTACATCGATCCGCAGTCGTGCCGCGATTATGCCGATCGCTTCGAAAAGGCGCTGAACGAGAAGATTGCAAAGGGGGACTGA